Proteins encoded by one window of Streptomyces sp. LX-29:
- a CDS encoding acetoin utilization protein AcuC → MSGRAQLMWDEAVTGYDFGPGHPMDPVRLALTMRLVEAFGLDRAVEVVAAKPAGESTLRLVHREDYIAAVRRASAAPDTAADPTYGLGTEDDPAFSGMHEASALIAGQSVAAAEAVWRGDVAHAVNFAGGLHHAMPGSASGFCVYNDASLAVARLLELGAERVAYVDVDVHHGDGVQAAFWDDPRVLTVSLHEHPRTLFPQTGWPEESGGAAAPGGAANVALPAGTGDAGWLRAFHAVVPELLAAFRPQVLVTQHGADTHFEDPLAHLAVSLDAQRAVAEACHELAHELADGRWVALGGGGYAVVDVVPRSWTHLVGIAAGRPLAPEAEVPEEWSHEVYRRTRQPGPRRMTDGRTPRWRDFADGGYDPADRLDQAILATRRAVFPHHGLIP, encoded by the coding sequence ATGAGCGGCCGCGCGCAGTTGATGTGGGATGAGGCAGTCACGGGCTACGACTTCGGTCCCGGACACCCGATGGACCCGGTACGCCTGGCACTGACCATGCGGCTGGTCGAGGCGTTCGGGCTGGATCGCGCGGTCGAGGTGGTCGCCGCCAAGCCGGCCGGGGAGTCCACGCTGCGGCTGGTGCACCGCGAGGACTACATCGCGGCCGTCCGCCGGGCCTCCGCCGCCCCCGACACCGCCGCCGACCCCACGTACGGGCTCGGCACCGAGGACGATCCGGCCTTCTCGGGGATGCACGAGGCGTCCGCGCTGATCGCCGGTCAGTCGGTGGCGGCGGCCGAGGCGGTGTGGCGGGGCGACGTCGCGCACGCGGTGAACTTCGCGGGCGGGCTGCACCACGCGATGCCGGGCAGCGCCTCCGGGTTCTGCGTCTACAACGACGCCTCGCTTGCGGTGGCCCGGCTGCTGGAGCTGGGCGCGGAGCGGGTCGCGTACGTGGACGTGGACGTGCACCACGGGGACGGGGTGCAGGCGGCGTTCTGGGACGACCCACGGGTGCTCACCGTCTCGCTGCACGAGCACCCCCGCACCCTCTTCCCGCAGACCGGCTGGCCCGAGGAGAGCGGCGGCGCGGCGGCGCCCGGCGGCGCGGCCAATGTGGCGCTGCCGGCCGGCACCGGGGACGCCGGGTGGCTGCGCGCGTTCCACGCCGTCGTGCCGGAGCTGCTGGCGGCCTTCCGGCCGCAGGTGCTGGTGACCCAGCACGGCGCCGACACCCACTTCGAGGACCCGCTGGCGCACCTGGCGGTGAGCCTGGACGCGCAGCGCGCGGTGGCCGAGGCGTGCCACGAGCTCGCCCACGAGCTGGCCGACGGGCGGTGGGTGGCGCTGGGCGGGGGTGGCTACGCGGTGGTGGACGTGGTGCCGCGGAGCTGGACGCACCTGGTCGGCATCGCGGCCGGGCGGCCGCTGGCGCCGGAGGCCGAGGTGCCCGAGGAGTGGTCGCACGAGGTGTACCGGCGGACCCGCCAGCCCGGCCCGCGGCGGATGACCGACGGCCGGACCCCGCGCTGGCGGGACTTCGCCGACGGGGGGTACGACCCGGCGGACCGGCTGGACCAAGCCATCCTGGCCACGCGGCGCGCCGTCTTCCCGCACCACGGCCTCATCCCCTGA
- a CDS encoding MFS transporter yields the protein MTETRPTRLRHARAALAVSFFVQGTVFALLVTRIPALQDRYGVPDAWLPGFLAAVPVLAGLASLGTERLVRRVRPSTVLRWAQLSVCLALVAAGSGREVWQLGLALAAFGLAVGALDASMNMVGVGLQRAYGRSIIIGFHAAYSLGGIVGASLAWAGARGGLPLGALYAPVVAVLIPVALAAGRWYAAAAAPGPHPAPIPAPAPDPDPAPGPRAAAGPSSAGPRAGPGPGSEGEAAGPAPSASPNMRPLLPLCLVMAFAFIGDATVSNWSATYLQDVLHSSDALATVPYNLYMVTTLLGRAVGDLAVRRFGAVRVVRAGTLLAAGGFAVVAAAPGAAVGLLGFTLLGLGLCAIVPQTIAAAGWRYPEPRAAEAAVARLNVFNYVGFLVGSPLVGALGAVWSLRGAMLVPMTLVLATLGYARQFGDQRARYGEAHERPRAVDVG from the coding sequence ATGACTGAGACGCGCCCGACGCGCCTGCGACACGCCCGGGCCGCACTGGCCGTCAGCTTCTTCGTCCAGGGCACGGTCTTCGCGCTCCTGGTCACCCGGATACCCGCACTGCAGGATCGTTACGGCGTCCCCGACGCCTGGCTGCCCGGCTTCCTCGCCGCGGTCCCCGTGCTCGCGGGCCTGGCCAGCCTGGGAACCGAGCGCCTCGTCCGGCGGGTCCGACCGTCCACCGTGCTGCGCTGGGCCCAGCTGTCCGTCTGCCTGGCGCTCGTCGCGGCGGGATCGGGGCGGGAGGTGTGGCAACTGGGCCTGGCCCTGGCCGCCTTCGGGCTCGCGGTCGGCGCCCTGGACGCCTCGATGAACATGGTCGGGGTGGGGCTGCAACGGGCGTACGGGCGCAGCATCATCATCGGCTTCCACGCCGCGTACAGCCTCGGCGGGATCGTCGGGGCCTCGCTGGCCTGGGCCGGTGCGCGCGGTGGACTGCCGCTCGGCGCGCTCTACGCGCCCGTCGTGGCGGTGTTGATCCCCGTCGCGCTGGCCGCCGGCCGCTGGTACGCGGCCGCGGCGGCCCCCGGCCCCCACCCAGCCCCGATCCCAGCACCGGCCCCAGACCCAGACCCAGCTCCGGGCCCGCGCGCCGCCGCCGGACCCAGCTCCGCCGGCCCCAGAGCCGGCCCCGGGCCCGGCTCGGAGGGTGAGGCGGCTGGGCCCGCCCCGTCCGCCTCGCCGAACATGCGTCCGCTGCTGCCGCTCTGTCTCGTCATGGCCTTCGCCTTCATCGGCGACGCCACCGTCTCCAACTGGAGCGCCACCTACCTCCAGGACGTGCTGCACAGCTCCGACGCCCTGGCGACCGTGCCGTACAACCTCTACATGGTCACCACCCTGCTCGGCCGGGCCGTCGGCGACCTGGCCGTGCGCCGCTTCGGCGCGGTCCGCGTGGTGCGGGCCGGCACGCTGCTCGCGGCCGGCGGCTTCGCGGTGGTCGCGGCGGCGCCCGGCGCCGCGGTGGGGCTGCTCGGCTTCACGCTGCTGGGGTTGGGGCTGTGCGCGATCGTGCCGCAGACCATCGCCGCCGCGGGCTGGCGCTACCCCGAGCCCCGGGCCGCGGAGGCCGCCGTCGCCCGGCTCAACGTCTTCAACTACGTGGGCTTCCTGGTCGGCTCGCCCCTGGTGGGCGCGCTCGGCGCGGTGTGGAGCCTCCGGGGCGCGATGCTGGTGCCGATGACGCTGGTGCTGGCTACTCTTGGGTACGCCCGACAGTTCGGCGATCAACGTGCCCGATACGGTGAGGCCCATGAGCGGCCGCGCGCAGTTGATGTGGGATGA
- a CDS encoding HAD family hydrolase: MRYDLIIFDNDGVLVDSEPIANRVLAAYLTELGHPTTYEESIRQFMGSAMHRIHDLVLERTGQRLPADFDATYHRRVFEGFHRELKPVPGVVPILEKLRADGVPYCLASSGSHERIRVALRKTGLDELFAEKHIFSSQDVGRGKPAPDLFLHAAASMGVAPERCAVVEDSPLGVEAAVAAGMDVFGFTAMTPAARLAEATARFTTMDELPRLFG; encoded by the coding sequence ATGCGTTATGACCTGATCATCTTCGACAACGACGGCGTCCTCGTGGACAGCGAGCCGATCGCGAACCGCGTCCTCGCCGCGTACCTCACGGAGTTGGGGCACCCCACCACCTACGAGGAGTCGATCCGACAGTTCATGGGCTCGGCCATGCACCGCATTCACGACCTGGTGCTGGAGCGCACCGGGCAGCGGCTGCCGGCCGACTTCGACGCCACCTATCACCGGCGTGTCTTCGAGGGATTCCACCGTGAACTGAAGCCCGTGCCCGGTGTCGTCCCGATTCTGGAGAAGCTGCGAGCGGACGGCGTTCCGTACTGCCTCGCCTCCTCCGGCAGCCACGAGCGGATCCGCGTGGCGCTCCGCAAGACCGGGCTCGACGAACTCTTCGCCGAGAAGCACATCTTCAGCTCGCAGGACGTGGGCCGCGGCAAGCCGGCCCCCGATCTCTTTCTGCACGCTGCCGCCTCGATGGGCGTCGCCCCCGAGCGGTGCGCGGTCGTGGAGGACTCCCCGCTCGGTGTCGAGGCCGCCGTGGCCGCCGGCATGGACGTGTTCGGCTTCACCGCGATGACGCCCGCCGCCCGGCTCGCCGAGGCCACCGCACGCTTCACCACGATGGACGAACTGCCGCGGCTGTTCGGCTGA